Part of the Mauremys mutica isolate MM-2020 ecotype Southern chromosome 1, ASM2049712v1, whole genome shotgun sequence genome is shown below.
GCATTTCCAGCAGCATATGGAGAACAGAACAGTGGGAGTGGCAAATAGACATAGGTAACCAGAGACAGCAACCATAAAGAGGGATCAATATCAGCCAAGCATCCTCCTCTTGAAACTCAACTTTTGAAAAAGTGAGTTTCCAGCCTCAATCTTCAGCTGGGAACGAGAGTCATGTTTCTGGGTTTGTGCCTTAAATGGACACCATGTTTGTTACAGTGATGGCTAAGCAGAGGTGTTACCTTCCCTGggctctgcctccgtccctctgAACCGCCCTGAAGGGCGAGCATCAACCAGCTGAAAGTGATGTGACTCTATGTTCTCCTCTATGTCCTCATGGGTCTTCACTAGTGACTTGTCCAGGGAGGCATGGAACTCCACAGGAACTGCTCGGTTCTTGCCAGAAGTCAGTGGGTACCCCTCCCGCTGCCAGTTCTTCAGCCCACCATCCAGAAGGGAGACGGCATGGTGCCCAAAGGCCCGGAACATCCACCAGACACGGGGAGCAGAGAAGAGACCCTGATCACTGGCATCATACACAACCACATGGGAGTCGTTCCCCACACCCAGCTTGCCCACATACTCCGCAAAGTCATCCGCACTGGGCAGCATGTGGTCATATGGTGACGTGCGGTCGCTGCATAGGTCGATGTCAAAGAAAGCAGCACCAGGGATATGGCGCTCCTCAAACTCCTGCCGGGGGTCACGCTTCATCTTCGGGAGGTACCAGGATGCATCCAGGATCTTCACAGCCTGCCCAGCCTGAGGGGACTTGATGGTTTCTGAGAGCCACTTAGCCGACACCAGTGCCCGATAAAGGAACTGTTGAGACATTGCTCCTGAGTCCTGGACAGATTCAGACAGTCTCTGGGGTTTTCTGAAGGGGGGAAGAGTCAGGAATTAGTGACAGAAGATATTAGAGTGAGCTACTGGGGAAAAAAGGGGGCTAGAGTTCTTTGGGGAGGAattgtcttttgttctgtgtgtacagcaccttgcacaatgggctcctgagcactacagtaatacaaacaataagaaTAGTAGAAGAAAAGAACTTGGGCCACAGGTTACAGAATACAATCCCACCTCTGCTTCACTTTGTGCACACCTGGGTAAAGTCAGCTCTGTTGTAACACCACTGAGGCGACATCAGAAATCGGTTTGGCGGTCCAGAGATCATGAAATGAGCCCAGttaaagacagagagagaaatctAGGGAGAGGAACACCCACAGAGCCTGCCTGACACCAGGCTGAGTCAGCTGCACATGGCAGGAGCTTGAATTCAAAATCAGGAAGAGAGAACCCTGTGTGTGAGGCACCCTAGCACCTATGCCCCTTGAATTAGAGAGCTGTATATATCAGAGCCAGCACTCTGAACCTCACAGAAGGGAGCTCGGCACGGGTGGGTCCCGAGTTCTGAATTAAGGACTGCCACCACCCCATTTAAAAAGCTGTTTATTTCCCTGGGTCCAAGTTTTGCTGCTACACACTCTGCCAGCACGGTGACTTTCCtacaactccctgccccacaggagcATGAGAGGAAAGCACAGCTTTGGGAAGAGTCCTTGCCTCCGCACCAGGCTGAGACCTCCAGGCAGAGAGAGGGTGGTCCCCTAGGACCTGGCTGAGCCAGCAGCATCCCCCCCGCCGCTGCGGTACTGGTCCCTGGGTTCCCACTGCCAGAGGTGGGACTCAGAAGCAGAGAGGAGTGGCTGGTGCCCACTCAAGGCCACTCCCCT
Proteins encoded:
- the MPST gene encoding 3-mercaptopyruvate sulfurtransferase isoform X1, producing the protein MRGGKPQRLSESVQDSGAMSQQFLYRALVSAKWLSETIKSPQAGQAVKILDASWYLPKMKRDPRQEFEERHIPGAAFFDIDLCSDRTSPYDHMLPSADDFAEYVGKLGVGNDSHVVVYDASDQGLFSAPRVWWMFRAFGHHAVSLLDGGLKNWQREGYPLTSGKNRAVPVEFHASLDKSLVKTHEDIEENIESHHFQLVDARPSGRFRGTEAEPREGIEPGHIPGSLNIPFLDFLTEVGFEKTPEAICSLFQEKKVDLSKPVVATCGSGVTACHVALGAYLCGKPDVAVYDGAWVEWYMRARPGEVISEGRGKTL
- the MPST gene encoding 3-mercaptopyruvate sulfurtransferase isoform X2; this translates as MSQQFLYRALVSAKWLSETIKSPQAGQAVKILDASWYLPKMKRDPRQEFEERHIPGAAFFDIDLCSDRTSPYDHMLPSADDFAEYVGKLGVGNDSHVVVYDASDQGLFSAPRVWWMFRAFGHHAVSLLDGGLKNWQREGYPLTSGKNRAVPVEFHASLDKSLVKTHEDIEENIESHHFQLVDARPSGRFRGTEAEPREGIEPGHIPGSLNIPFLDFLTEVGFEKTPEAICSLFQEKKVDLSKPVVATCGSGVTACHVALGAYLCGKPDVAVYDGAWVEWYMRARPGEVISEGRGKTL